From the Syngnathoides biaculeatus isolate LvHL_M chromosome 10, ASM1980259v1, whole genome shotgun sequence genome, one window contains:
- the LOC133507505 gene encoding sortilin-like, producing the protein MKDTFLDTRSQCLGLMRHRGPADFNMVSAAYIFTWSLFACSLARHFHARQKSFAGRPTRELRGDEERGSWEKLEVSERDGAGLNDHSCPSFPGVESAMLNNTHTFNFKVRTMGFLSLAWVGDESGVILVLTTFQVPLYVMRFGQSNLYRSEDYGKTFTDVTHLINHTFIQTEFGIAVSPDHSGKVILTGDVSEIRGFRLFRSRNFAQSFVTSELPFEPLIQMLYNPGDSNVLLTLSVKLDLWISEDFGATWRRIHDRVCLVRWGSKNSIYFTTNYNGSCNDKGMLELRKTTDYGRSFQTIATRVYSFVLGGRFVFASIMTGKDTERMIHVSVNGGDLWNIAQLPAVNHEQFYSILAANENMIFMHVDDPEDSGIGTIYVSDDRGTVFSKSLERHLYTTTGSDTDFTTITSLRGVYMTSVLTADGVVETMITFDQGARWQRLRQPQNSHCDTETSTDRPNRCRLHIHATYSTAMKMNVPMLPLSQPSAVGLILAHGSVGDAESAVMPDIYVSNDGGYSWFRSLTGPHHYAILDSGALLVAVEHTNLPVNQIKFSTDEGRCWRTYNFTSDRFHFSGMDSEPGSRSLNVSLWGYRNDFTKWVVITIDFRNLLTRDCNDEDYVPWLAHSVDPDSANDGCVLGYKETFLRLRKDSACWNGRQFNGRQLLSPCACTLDDYQCDFGYFRPENSSECVEQEDMKGHPLEFCLNGTTEELQTSGYRKIPGDLCAGGFQPVRKETDLRRRCTSDALHPFSLAESGSLNAAVIAVIVIAMLLMSTVMGVWVVKKYVCGGRFLVHRYSVMREHAEANKIEGVDDVDAQYMETGIAQYNEDSDQDLLE; encoded by the exons ATGAAAGATACATTTTTGGACACGAGGAGTCAGTGTTTGGGATTAATGAGGCACCGCGGACCGGCCGATTTCAACATGGTTTCCGCGGCTTACATTTTCACATGGAGTTTGTTTGCGTGCTCGCTGGCGAGACATTTCCACGCGAGGCAAAAGTCGTTTGCGGGGAGGCCGACGAGAGAGTTGAGGGGTGATGAGGAGCGAGGCAGTTGGGAAAAGTTGGAGGTGTCGGAACGCGACGGGGCAGGACTGAATGACCACTCATGCCCAAGTTTTCCTGGAGTCGAGTCAGCGATGTTAAACAACACTCACACt TTCAACTTTAAAGTGAGGACCATGGGCTTCCTGTCACTTGCTTGGGTAGGAGATGAATCTGGG GTGATTCTGGTGCTGACCACGTTCCAGGTGCCTTTGTATGTGATGCGATTTGGCCAGTCGAACCTCTACAGGAG TGAAGACTACGGGAAGACATTCACTGATGTGACACACCTGATCAACCACACCTTCATCCAGACGGAGTTTGGCATTGCTGTCAGCCCGGATCACTCTGGCAAG GTGATTCTGACAGGTGATGTGTCTGAAATTAGAGGATTCCGATTATTTCGCTCACGAAACTTCGCCCAGTCCTTTGTGACATCGGAACTACCCTTTGAGCCCTTAATTCAAATGCTGTACAACCCTGGAGACAGCAACGTACTTCTCACTCTCAGCGTCAAG TTGGATTTGTGGATCTCAGAGGATTTTGGCGCCACCTGGCGGAGGATTCATGACAGAGTTTGCCTGGTCAGATG GGGTTCAAAGAATAGCATTTACTTCACGACAAACTACAACGGATCGTGCA ATGACAAAGGAATGTTGGAGTTAAGGAAAACGACAGACTATGGTAGAAGCTTCCAGACAATCGCAACAAGAGTGTACTCGTTTGTACTAGGGGGTCGCTTTGTTTTTGCCTCCATTATGACGGGAAAG GACACTGAGCGCATGATACATGTCTCTGTGAATGGAGGAGATCTATGGAACATAGCTCAGCTTCCTGCAGTCAACCATGAGCAGTTTTATTCCATTTTGgcagccaatgaaaacatgataTTCATGCACGTGGATGACCCAGAAG ATTCTGGGATTGGAACAATCTATGTGTCTGATGACAGAGGAACTGTGTTCTCCAAGTCTTTGGAGCGCCATCTCTATACCACCACAGGAAGTGACACTGACTTCACCACCATTACTTCACTCAGGGGTGTTTACATGACCAGCGTACTCACAGCTG ACGGAGTAGTGGAAACTATGATCACCTTTGACCAAGGAGCGCGATGGCAGAGACTGCGTCAACCGCAAAACAGCCATTGTGACACCGAGACCTCCACGGACAGGCCGAACAGA TGCAGACTCCACATCCACGCCACCTACAGCACTGCCATGAAGATGAATGTCCCCATGCTGCCACTCTCCCAGCCGAGTGCAGTGGGCCTTATTCTTGCTCATG GCAGCGTGGGGGATGCTGAGTCTGCTGTCATGCCTGACATCTACGTGTCTAACGATGGTGGCTACTCGTGGTTCCGGTCCCTTACGGGTCCCCATCATTATGCTATTTTAGACTCAGGGGCTCTTCTCGTGGCTGTGGAGCACACCAACTTACCTGTCAACCAAATCAA GTTTTCCACTGATGAGGGACGGTGCTGGCGCACTTATAACTTCACCAGTGACCGCTTCCACTTCAGCGGTATGGACAGTGAGCCGGGGTCTCGCTCCTTGAATGTCAGTTTGTGGGGGTACAGGAACGACTTCACCAAATGGGTCGTGATCACCATCGACTTCAGGAACCTCCTCACCCGAGACT GTAACGACGAGGACTATGTGCCATGGTTGGCTCACTCTGTCGACCCTGACAGCGCCAATGACGGCTGTGTGTTAGGCTACAAGGAGACCTTTCTACGTTTGAGGAAAGACTCTGCTTGCTGGAACGGAAGGCAGTTCAATGGCAGGCAGCTtctgtctccttgtgcttgTACACTGGACGATTATCAATG TGACTTTGGATACTTCCGACCTGAGAACAGCTCTGAGTGCGTGGAGCAGGAGGATATGAAGGGCCATCCTCTAGAGTTCTGTCTCAATGGAACCACTGAAGAGCTCCAGACCAGTGG TTACCGGAAGATTCCAGGAGACCTGTGTGCTGGTGGATTCCAGCCAGTCAGAAAGGAGACTGACCTGAGGAGGAGATGCACAAGCGATgctcttcatccattttctctg GCTGAAAGCGGCTCACTAAATGCTGCAGTCATAGCGGTGATTGTCATAGCCATGCTGCTGATGAGCACTGTCATGGGGGTCTGGGTGGTCAAGAAATATGTCTGTGGTGGACG GTTCCTTGTGCACCGCTACTCTGTCATGAGGGAACACGCTGAAGCTAACAAGATCGAAGGCGTTGACGATGTCGACGCCCAGTACATGGAAACGGGCATAGCACAGTACAACGAGGATTCAGATCAG GACCTCTTGGAATAG
- the psma5 gene encoding proteasome subunit alpha type-5, with product MFLTRSEYDRGVNTFSPEGRLFQVEYAIEAIKLGSTAIGIQTSEGVCLAVEKRITSPLMEPNSIEKIVEIDSHIGCAMSGLIADAKTLIDKARVETQNHWFTYDETMTVESVTQAVSNLALQFGEEDADPGAMSRPFGVALLFGGVDEKGPQLYHMDPSGTFVQCDARAIGSASEGAQSSLQEVYHKSMTLKDAIKSSLTILKQVMEEKLNATNIELATVEPGKTFHMYSKEELEDVIKDI from the exons ATGTTCCTGACGAGATCGGAATATGACAG AGGTGTCAACACATTCTCTCCCGAAGGAAGGTTATTCCAAGTTGAATATGCTATTGAGGCTATAAAA CTTGGCTCCACAGCCATTGGTATCCAGACCTCAGAGGGGGTGTGTCTGGCTGTGGAGAAGAGGATCACCTCTCCTCTCATGGAGCCCAACAGCATTGAGAAGATCGTGGAGATTGACAGTCACATTG GTTGTGCAATGAGTGGCTTGATAGCTGATGCCAAGACTCTAATCGACAAAGCCCGAGTGGAAACACAG AACCACTGGTTCACTTATGACGAGACCATGACAGTCGAGAGCGTGACCCAGGCAGTCTCCAACTTGGCGCTGCAGTTTGGGGAGGAGGACGCTGACCCTGGTGCAATG AGTCGACCGTTTGGAGTTGCACTTCTTTTTGGAGGGGTGGATGAAAAAGGACCTCAATT GTATCACATGGACCCTTCAGGAACCTTTGTGCAATGCGATGCTCGGGCAATTGGCTCAGCGTCTGAGGGCGCACAGAGCTCACTGCAAGAAGTCTACCACAAG TCCATGACGCTAAAAGATGCCATCAAGTCATCTCTCACCATTCTGAAGCAGGTGATGGAGGAAAAGCTCAACGCGACCAACATTGAG ctgGCAACAGTGGAGCCAGGGAAGACCTTTCACATGTACTCCaaagaagagctggaagatgtGATCAAAGATATTTAG